The DNA segment AGCTCGCGGTTGATGACGTGGAGGACGTTGCGGTTGAAGGCGGCGGTGACCCCGGCGGCGTCGTCGTAGGCGGCGATGAGCTCGGCGCGGTCCTTGACCAGGTCGAAGCCGCAGAGGAAGGTGTCGCCGGGCTCGAGCAGGGCGCGCACCTCGTCGAGGAAGCGGCGCCGGTCGTCGACCTCGAGGTTGCCGATGGTGCTGCCGAGGAAGAGCACCAGCCGGCTGCCCAGCCGGGGGATGTGCCCGAGGTGGCTGCTGAAGTCGCCGACCATGCCGTAGACGGTGAGCCCCGGGTACTCGTCGACGAGCTCCCGGGAGGTGCGCTGCACCACCGTGTCGGAGACGTCGAACGGGGTGAAGCTGCGCAGCGTGCCCAGGCGGCGGCAGGCGTCGAGGAGCAGCCGGGTCTTGCTGCAGGAGCCCGCGCCGAGCTCGACCAGCGCCTCGGGCCGGGTGAGGGCGGCGATCTCGGCGGCGCGGTCACGGAGGATCGCGCTCTCGGTGCGGGTCTGGTAGTACTCGGGCAGCTCGGTGATCAGGTCGAAGAGGCGCGAGCCCTCCTCGTCGTAGAACCAGCGCGGGGGCAGCCGGCGCGGGCGCCGGGCCAGTCCCTCGCGGACGTCGGCGATCAGCTCGTCGCGGGCGTTGCGGCCCACCGTGTGCACGGCGACGGTCAGCGGGGCGAGCACCATGGTCACGTCTCCTCGCCGCCGGCGGCGCAGCGGAAGCCGGCGAAGATCTGCCGGCGGATCGGGTGATCCCAGTTGCGGAACGCGGCGCGGCCGATGCTGGGCCGGGCCGCCCAGGACGCCCCGCGCAGCACCTTGTAGTCGCCGCCGAAGAACACCGCCGAGTACTCGGGATAGGGGAAGGCCTCGAAGTCCGGGTAGGCGAGGAAGTCGCTCGAGGTCCACTCCCAGACGTCGCCCACCATCTGCTCGCAGCCGAGCGCGCTGGCTCCGCGCGGATAGGCGCCGAGCGGGGCGCAGCCGAAGAGCCGCTGGTCGAGGTTGGCGTGCTCCGGGGTGGGCGGCGTGTCGCCCCAGGGGTACCGCCGCATCGTCCCCGTCTCCGGGTCCCAGCGCGCCGCCACCTCCCACTCGAACTCGGTGGGCAGCCGGCGTCCCGCCCAGCGTGCCCAGGCGTCGGCCTCGTGCCAGCAGACGTGCATCACCGGCACGTCCGCGTCGACGCCCACGGTGTGGCCGAACCGGTCGGTGACCCAGCCGCCGGCCTCGCGACGCCAGTGCTTGGGCGCGATCGCGCCGCTGCCGGCGAGCCACTCACGACCGCCCTCGCCCCAGAGCTCGGGGCGCCGGTAGCCGCCGTCCTCGATGAAGGCCAGGTACTGGCCACAGCTCACCGGGAAGCGGTCGATGCGGAAGCCGGCGAGGTCGACCTCGTGGACGCCGCGCTCGTTGTCGTAGGGATGGTGGCCGGGGGTGCCGACCGGGTACCGCCCCGCGGGCACGGCGACGCTGTCGAGGCTGACCGGCCGTGCCGCCGGGGGTGGCGGCAGCGCCGGCCGGTAGCCGCTCGCGACCAGCTGGAGGGTCTGCAGGATGGTCTCGGTGTGCTGGTGCTCGTGCTCGATGATCATCTCGTGCACGAAACCGTCGCGGAGCAGCGGGTCGTCGCCGTCGAGGTCGGCCTCGGCGAGCAGGTCGAGGGCGCGCCCGTCGACGGAGTCGCGGTAGGCGGCCACCTCCGCGCGCGCCATCAGCGGCAGGGTGCCGCGCACCCCGCGGGGATTCTCGAAGGCGTCGTAGCGGCGCATCAGCTCGTCGTCGGGGGGTTCGACCCCGCTGAGCCGGTGCACCAGCCACAGCTCCTCGAACACCGCGATGTGCCCGTAGTCCCAGACCAGGGGGCTCTGCAGGGGGTCGTGCTGCGCCATCACCGCGCTGTCGTCGAGGGGGGCGAGCAGCGCCTCGGTGCGCCGGCGTGCCTCGCCGAGCCGCTCGGCGATGCCCTGCTTCACGTCCATGTGCTGAGCTCCTCGGGTCGGTCGGTGTACCGCTCCAGCATCTCGTCGGCGGGGCAGCGACCGGCGGCGACGAAGCGCTCGCGGTACTCGGCCACCAGCGCGGGAGCCGAGGCGGGGAGGTAGCCGCGGTCGAGCCGGGTCATCCCCGCGAGCGCGGCGTCGAAGAGGGCGAGGGCGGTGCCCCGCAGCTCCGGGTCGGTGGTCGACTGCCGCGCCGCCCGCCACCAGTCGTCGCCGGTGGGGTCGGCCTCGAGCAGCTCGAGGGCGCGGCGGCGGGCGCC comes from the Candidatus Dormiibacterota bacterium genome and includes:
- the egtD gene encoding L-histidine N(alpha)-methyltransferase, coding for MVLAPLTVAVHTVGRNARDELIADVREGLARRPRRLPPRWFYDEEGSRLFDLITELPEYYQTRTESAILRDRAAEIAALTRPEALVELGAGSCSKTRLLLDACRRLGTLRSFTPFDVSDTVVQRTSRELVDEYPGLTVYGMVGDFSSHLGHIPRLGSRLVLFLGSTIGNLEVDDRRRFLDEVRALLEPGDTFLCGFDLVKDRAELIAAYDDAAGVTAAFNRNVLHVINRELGADFDPEAFTHVALYDPVLDRIEMHLRSEGAQTVDIPAAAMRVDFEAGETLRTEISAKFTRAVVETCLGESSMRLAAWFTDPAERFALALASGV
- the egtB gene encoding ergothioneine biosynthesis protein EgtB is translated as MDVKQGIAERLGEARRRTEALLAPLDDSAVMAQHDPLQSPLVWDYGHIAVFEELWLVHRLSGVEPPDDELMRRYDAFENPRGVRGTLPLMARAEVAAYRDSVDGRALDLLAEADLDGDDPLLRDGFVHEMIIEHEHQHTETILQTLQLVASGYRPALPPPPAARPVSLDSVAVPAGRYPVGTPGHHPYDNERGVHEVDLAGFRIDRFPVSCGQYLAFIEDGGYRRPELWGEGGREWLAGSGAIAPKHWRREAGGWVTDRFGHTVGVDADVPVMHVCWHEADAWARWAGRRLPTEFEWEVAARWDPETGTMRRYPWGDTPPTPEHANLDQRLFGCAPLGAYPRGASALGCEQMVGDVWEWTSSDFLAYPDFEAFPYPEYSAVFFGGDYKVLRGASWAARPSIGRAAFRNWDHPIRRQIFAGFRCAAGGEET